A genomic window from Scomber scombrus chromosome 18, fScoSco1.1, whole genome shotgun sequence includes:
- the vac14 gene encoding protein VAC14 homolog produces MNTEKDFSPLTPNIVRALNDKLYEKRKVAALEIEKLVREFVAQNNSTQIRHVIQILASEFALSQHPHSRKGGLIGLAACSIALGKDSGLYLKELIEPVLTCFNDSDSRLRYYACEALYNIVKVARGAVLPHFNLLFDGLSKLAADPDPNVKSGSELLDRLLKDIVTESNKFDLVAFVPLLRERIYSNNQYARQFIISWIHVLESVPDINLLDYLPEILDGLFQILGDNSKEIRRTCEVVLGEFLKEIKKTPSSVKFAEMANILVIHCQVADETKLTNDLIQLTAMTWMREFIQLAGRAVLPYSSGILTAVLPCLSYDDRKKNTKEAASACNHSLMKLVTPEDDEEEEDEKSGSTVSPSREDGQPKTEADSNDMLNASQESVGFSNISFFTPASADRPQVTLDLDGIVQVLDRHLHDSSTGMMTRIAVLKWLYHLYIKTPRKMFRHTDSLFPMLLKTLSDESDEVILKDLEVLAEIASSPAGQTDQVGSCDGTDNRLELKVPDSAKLGQQPSTGSKAVDSSPSTPSMNSYFYKFMINLLKRFSLERKLLENRGAFIIRQLCLLLHAENIFHSMADILLKEEDLKFASTMVQTLNTILLTSAELFQLRNQLKDLRSQESCALFCCLYRSWCHNPVATVSLCFLTQNYKHAYDLIQKFGDLEVTVDFLMEVDKLVQLIESPIFTYLRLQLLDVENNPYLIKALYGLLMLLPQSQAFQLLSHRLRCVPNPELMRTVDESKYMDSKQQAVSKRASHTHMDYNELLQHFDRVQSKHLEVRHQRSGRASDHPDRKLM; encoded by the coding sequence ATGAACACGGAGAAGGACTTTTCGCCCTTGACGCCAAACATTGTCCGGGCTTTGAATGATAAACTGTACGAGAAGAGGAAAGTCGCGGCTCTAGAAATAGAGAAGCTGGTGCGTGAGTTTGTAGCTCAGAACAACTCCACTCAAATTAGGCATGTGATTCAGATCCTGGCCTCGGAGTTTGCGCTCTCCCAGCACCCCCACAGCCGCAAAGGAGGTCTCATTGGGCTGGCAGCTTGCTCTATCGCCCTCGGCAAAGACTCAGGTCTGTATTTGAAGGAGTTAATTGAGCCTGTGCTCACGTGTTTTAATGACTCAGACAGCCGGTTGCGCTACTATGCCTGCGAGGCCCTCTATAATATAGTCAAGGTGGCCAGAGGAGCCGTGCTGCCCCACTTCAATCTACTCTTTGATGGGCTCAGCAAACTTGCAGCAGACCCAGACCCTAATGTGAAAAGTGGATCTGAACTGCTGGACAGACTGTTAAAAGACATAGTGACAGAAAGCAACAAGTTCGACCTAGTGGCTTTTGTCCCCTTGCTGAGAGAGCGCATCTACTCCAATAATCAGTATGCCCGACAGTTCATCATCTCCTGGATCCATGTTCTGGAGTCGGTGCCGGACATCAACCTGTTAGACTACCTCCCCGAAATCCTGGATGGGCTCTTCCAGATACTGGGAGACAACAGCAAGGAAATCCGCAGGACATGTGAAGTGGTGCTGGGAGAGTTCCTGAAGGAGATTAAAAAGACACCGTCCAGCGTGAAATTTGCTGAGATGGCCAACATCCTGGTCATCCACTGCCAGGTTGCTGATGAGACCAAACTCACAAATGACCTAATCCAGTTGACGGCTATGACCTGGATGAGAGAGTTTATCCAGCTTGCAGGTAGAGCGGTGCTCCCCTACTCCTCTGGTATCCTGACTGCAGTACTGCCTTGCCTCTCCTACGacgacagaaagaaaaataccaAAGAAGCAGCGAGTGCCTGTAATCACAGTCTGATGAAGCTTGTGACTCCTGAggatgacgaggaggaggaggatgagaaaaGTGGAAGCACAGTGTCGCCGTCCAGGGAAGACGGCCAGCCCAAGACAGAGGCAGACAGCAACGATATGCTGAACGCATCCCAAGAATCTGTTGGTTTCAGTAATATCAGCTTCTTCACTCCGGCGAGTGCTGACAGGCCTCAGGTAACTCTGGACTTAGATGGTATTGTCCAGGTTTTAGACCGCCACCTCCATGATTCCTCCACCGGCATGATGACCCGCATAGCTGTGCTCAAATGGCTATATCACCTTTACATCAAAACCCCACGAAAGATGTTCCGCCACACAGACAGCCTGTTTCCCATGCTGCTGAAAACACTGTCCGATGAGTCTGATGAGGTGATCCTGAAAGATCTGGAGGTTTTAGCTGAGATAGCGTCGTCTCCTGCAGGCCAAACAGACCAAGTTGGCTCCTGCGACGGCACTGACAACAGACTGGAGCTCAAAGTGCCAGACAGTGCCAAGTTAGGACAGCAGCCCAGCACAGGTTCTAAAGCAGTGGATTCATCCCCCTCCACTCCCAGTATGAACTCCTATTTTTACAAGTTCATGATCAATCTGCTGAAGCGCTTCAGTCTGGAGAGAAAGCTGCTGGAGAACAGAGGAGCTTTCATTATCAGGCAGCTGTGTCTGTTGCTTCATGCAGAGAACATCTTCCACTCCATGGCTGACATCTTGCTAAAGGAGGAGGACCTCAAATTTGCATCCACCATGGTTCAGACGCTCAACACCATCCTGCTCACCTCTGCTGAGCTCTTCCAGTTGCGTAACCAGTTGAAAGACCTGCGCAGTCAGGAGAGCTGTGCTCTGTTCTGCTGCCTGTATCGTTCCTGGTGCCACAACCCCGTGGCCACTGTGTCACTCTGTTTCCTCACACAGAACTACAAACACGCCTATGATCTCATCCAGAAGTTTGGAGATCTGGAGGTGACAGTAGACTTCCTGATGGAGGTCGACAAGCTGGTACAGCTCATAGAAAGCCCCATCTTCACCTACCTACGCTTGCAGCTTCTCGATGTGGAGAACAACCCTTACCTGATAAAGGCACTGTATGGCCTGCTGATGCTTCTGCCGCAGAGTCAGGCTTTCCAGCTGCTCTCCCACCGCTTGCGATGTGTCCCCAACCCGGAGCTCATGAGGACTGTGGACGAGTCCAAATACATGGACTCAAAACAGCAAGCAGTCTCCAAACGTGCCTCTCACACTCACATGGATTACAACGAGCTGCTGCAGCATTTCGACCGCGTTCAGAGCAAACACCTGGAGGTCCGACACCAGCGCTCGGGACGTGCCTCGGATCATCCTGACAGGAAGCTGATGTGA